The following are encoded together in the Salvia hispanica cultivar TCC Black 2014 chromosome 6, UniMelb_Shisp_WGS_1.0, whole genome shotgun sequence genome:
- the LOC125192954 gene encoding uncharacterized protein LOC125192954, translating into MGFFSFLGRLLFASIFILSAWQMFNEFGDNGGPAAEQWAPKLALVKKHIDGIIGKNNFHIDARTFVAASIFLNGFGGLLFVLGSSFGAYLLMYYLILTTPLMYDFYNYEAGKPEFFRVLCEFLQCAALVGALLFFLGMKNSITRKQPKRKITKSKAA; encoded by the exons ATGggtttcttttctttccttGGACGTCTGCTCTTCGCTTCCATTTTCATCCTCTCTGCATGGCAAAT GTTCAATGAATTTGGAGACAATGGTGGACCTGCAGCAGAACAGTGGGCTCCCAAATTGGCTCTTGTCAAGAAGCATATTGATGGAATAATTGGGAAAAACAATTTCCACATTGAT GCCAGGACTTTCGTTGCTGCATCCATCTTCCTAAATGGATTTGGAGGACTTCTATTTGTTCTTGGCAGCAGTTTTGGTGCTTATCTTCTG ATGTATTACTTGATATTGACAACTCCTTTGATGTATGACTTTTACAACTACGAAGCTGGAAAGCCAGAGTTTTTCAGAGTCTTATGTGAGTTCCTTCAG TGTGCGGCGCTTGTTGGTGCATTGCTGTTCTTCCTCGGAATGAAGAACTCGATTACAAGGAAGCAACCCAAGAGAAAGATCACCAAATCGAAGGCTGCTTGA